One window from the genome of Heptranchias perlo isolate sHepPer1 chromosome 22, sHepPer1.hap1, whole genome shotgun sequence encodes:
- the gfer gene encoding FAD-linked sulfhydryl oxidase ALR produces the protein MAAPSPGPSGANPFAGFPFPVGRGDDTDRLAPQSSGEKPKRPCRACVDFKTWIREQRKQPVSADVTEDLDKARPVECPLDREELGRSTWCFLHTMAAYYPDKPTNKQQDDMKQFISLFSKFFPCEECAKDLRDRLKTIPADTSNRHTFSQWMCLLHNDVNKRVGKPEFDCSKVDERWRDGWKDGSCD, from the exons ATGGCGGCGCCCAGCCCGGGCCCGAGCGGCGCGAACCCGTTCGCCGGTTTCCCGTTCCCGGTGGGAAGAGGCGACGACACCGACAGACTCGCGCCTCAGAGCAGCGGGGAGAAGCCGAAGAGACCGTGCCGGGCCTGCGTGGATTTCAAGACGTGGATTCGGGAACAGAGGAAGCAGCCGGTGTCTGCG GATGTCACAGAAGACCTGGATAAAGCGCGTCCCGTTGAATGCCCTTTAGACCGTGAAGAATTGGGAAGGAGCACCTGGTGTTTCCTTCATACAATGGCAGCATATTACCCAGACAAACCCACCAACAAACAACAGGATGACATGAAGCAGTTTATTTCTTTGTTTTCAAAGTTCTTTCCTTGTGAGGAGTGTGCAAAAGACTTGAGAGACAG ATTGAAGACAATCCCAGCGGACACTAGCAACAGGCATACATTTTCGCAGTGGATGTGCCTTCTCCATAATGACGTTAACAAGCGTGTAGGAAAACCAGAGTTCGATTGCTCCAAGGTGGATGAGCgatggagggatggatggaaggatggttCATGTGATTGA